The Chryseobacterium nakagawai genome has a segment encoding these proteins:
- a CDS encoding TolC family protein, which yields MKRINNSVIALSLFVGIANANAQEKKTLSLDEAVQLGIQNSKNLKIDAAKIEEATADLLEAKNRQLPELKVSGSYMYLPIKPNVDIKLPGVSGGAGGPEVHQVAYGSANLSVPIYSGGRIKYGIQSAKYLVEASKLSTENDKTAIAYNVAQAYNNLFKANQSIKVFEENLAASQKRDETFLKMENNGLIARNDRLKANLQTSNIELQLLEARNNYNIANINMDLLLGIPETTEIEVDQNYIEEGSEVKPVDFYVSEARENRKDLQALVQQRKAAQLGTKAAKAENLPSIAFTGGYVAADIPKFLTVYNAINVGVGISYNLSNIWKENSSLRQSQAREKQLAATDELLNDNIKLDVNREYQNTDFSKKRIVVFEKSAEQANENYRITKNKYDNGLATMTELLDADAAQIAANVGVINAKADAALAYRKLLQTTGTLTIK from the coding sequence ATGAAGAGAATAAATAACTCAGTGATTGCATTATCACTATTCGTAGGAATAGCAAATGCAAATGCTCAGGAGAAAAAGACCCTTTCTCTTGACGAAGCTGTGCAGCTGGGAATCCAGAACAGCAAGAATCTCAAGATCGATGCAGCCAAGATCGAGGAGGCTACCGCTGATCTTTTGGAAGCTAAAAACAGACAGCTTCCGGAATTAAAGGTTTCAGGAAGCTATATGTATCTTCCGATAAAACCCAATGTTGATATCAAACTTCCTGGAGTTTCAGGAGGAGCTGGAGGCCCAGAGGTTCATCAGGTAGCGTATGGCTCAGCTAATCTTAGCGTACCAATTTACAGTGGTGGAAGAATCAAATATGGGATTCAGTCAGCAAAATATTTGGTAGAAGCATCAAAATTAAGCACCGAAAATGACAAGACTGCCATTGCTTACAATGTTGCCCAGGCTTATAACAACTTGTTTAAAGCCAACCAGTCGATCAAGGTTTTTGAAGAAAATCTTGCCGCTTCTCAAAAAAGAGACGAAACTTTCCTGAAAATGGAAAATAACGGATTGATTGCGAGAAATGACAGATTAAAAGCAAACCTGCAAACTTCTAATATCGAACTTCAGTTGCTTGAGGCTAGAAACAATTACAATATTGCCAATATCAATATGGATTTGTTATTAGGAATTCCTGAAACTACAGAAATTGAAGTAGATCAGAATTATATTGAAGAAGGTTCAGAGGTAAAACCTGTTGACTTTTATGTAAGCGAAGCCAGAGAAAATCGTAAAGATCTACAGGCTTTGGTTCAACAGAGAAAAGCAGCGCAATTGGGAACAAAAGCTGCTAAGGCAGAAAACCTTCCGTCAATAGCTTTTACAGGAGGATATGTAGCGGCAGATATTCCTAAGTTTCTTACGGTGTATAATGCCATCAACGTAGGTGTTGGAATTTCTTATAATTTATCCAATATCTGGAAAGAGAATTCTTCACTAAGACAATCTCAGGCTAGAGAAAAGCAGTTAGCAGCTACAGATGAATTACTGAATGATAACATTAAGCTTGATGTAAACAGAGAATACCAGAATACAGATTTTTCTAAAAAGAGAATTGTTGTTTTCGAAAAATCTGCTGAACAGGCTAATGAAAACTACAGAATTACAAAAAATAAATATGATAACGGTCTTGCAACCATGACAGAATTATTGGATGCGGACGCTGCTCAGATTGCCGCTAACGTTGGGGTAATCAATGCAAAGGCAGATGCAGCCTTAGCATACAGAAAACTATTGCAAACAACAGGAACTTTAACAATTAAATAA
- a CDS encoding TetR family transcriptional regulator, translated as MISKEENILFAAEKLFAEKGFEGTSTREIAKAANVNISMISYYFGSKEKLYEKLVEYRMNEGQFFSRDIVERTDLNEWQKIEKIIDQFSNRIRTQKCFYRIMQREQLHTSNPQIVEFLKETKMSFLSMYSRILESGLKSGVFTKNPPIYLLHSTISGTLFYAFNAKEMYKEFLNDTEDEDVFDEKFYTELNRHIKHLLKDLLGYEENK; from the coding sequence ATGATTTCAAAAGAAGAAAATATATTATTCGCAGCAGAAAAACTCTTTGCAGAAAAGGGTTTTGAAGGAACTTCAACCCGGGAAATTGCAAAAGCGGCTAATGTAAACATCTCTATGATTTCATATTATTTTGGATCAAAAGAAAAACTTTATGAGAAATTGGTTGAATACAGAATGAATGAAGGGCAGTTTTTTTCAAGAGATATTGTAGAAAGAACAGACCTTAATGAATGGCAAAAGATTGAAAAAATAATAGACCAGTTTTCTAACAGAATAAGAACGCAAAAATGCTTTTACAGGATTATGCAGCGGGAACAGCTTCATACCTCTAACCCGCAGATCGTAGAGTTTTTGAAAGAAACCAAAATGTCATTCCTCTCCATGTATTCCAGAATACTGGAAAGTGGTTTGAAGAGTGGTGTTTTTACAAAAAATCCTCCTATTTATCTGCTTCATTCTACCATAAGCGGAACCCTATTTTATGCATTTAATGCCAAAGAAATGTATAAGGAGTTTCTAAATGATACAGAAGATGAGGATGTTTTTGACGAAAAATTTTATACAGAACTTAATAGACACATAAAACATTTACTAAAAGACCTTTTAGGTTATGAAGAGAATAAATAA
- a CDS encoding UDP-N-acetylmuramoyl-tripeptide--D-alanyl-D-alanine ligase, which yields MNIEQFYPLFLQADKVTIDSRKITRNDIFFAFTGDNFNAATLAEKAIEEGALAVIVERPEFENKDKNIFYVPSTLEFLQQLAIYHRSKLTIPFIGLTGSNGKTTTKELIHAVLSEKFKVQYTYGNLNNHIGVPLTILSIRPEHEIAVIEMGANHQKEIELLCTISQPDFGYITNFGKAHLEGFGGFEGVIKGKSELYDYLKENHQTIIVNQNDPIQVEKTENYSPKITFGKVESDYNFEAFSEDHFIGLTYQGEQAVSKLTGAYNFTNLCAAASLGLHFGISFDKIKYAVEQYTPTNMRSQVVKKENRTLVLDTYNANPSSMTASLRNFITFEGRKTIIIGDMLELGTESEKEHQNILELAKILGFDAIITVGKHFKAVSSSDLAFENTTELIEYLHENKIQSENILLKGSRGIALEKVIDFI from the coding sequence ATGAATATAGAACAGTTTTATCCTTTATTTTTACAGGCCGACAAAGTAACGATCGATAGCCGAAAAATAACCAGAAATGACATCTTTTTTGCCTTTACTGGTGATAACTTTAATGCAGCAACGTTGGCCGAAAAAGCCATAGAAGAGGGTGCTTTAGCTGTAATTGTTGAAAGGCCTGAATTTGAAAATAAGGATAAGAATATTTTCTATGTTCCGTCTACTCTTGAATTTTTACAGCAATTGGCTATCTATCATAGAAGCAAACTTACCATTCCTTTTATAGGCCTTACAGGGAGTAATGGGAAAACAACTACAAAGGAGCTTATTCATGCCGTTCTTTCGGAAAAGTTTAAGGTTCAGTATACCTATGGAAATCTTAATAATCACATCGGAGTTCCACTGACGATTCTTTCCATTAGACCTGAGCACGAAATAGCCGTGATTGAAATGGGAGCTAACCATCAGAAAGAAATAGAACTTCTTTGTACTATTTCACAACCAGATTTCGGGTATATTACTAATTTTGGCAAAGCACATCTGGAAGGATTCGGTGGTTTTGAAGGGGTGATTAAAGGAAAATCTGAGCTTTATGATTACCTTAAAGAGAATCATCAGACCATTATTGTTAATCAAAATGATCCTATTCAGGTTGAAAAAACAGAAAACTATTCACCTAAGATAACTTTTGGAAAAGTAGAGTCTGATTATAATTTTGAAGCTTTCTCAGAAGATCATTTTATAGGATTAACTTATCAGGGAGAACAGGCTGTATCTAAGCTGACCGGAGCATATAATTTTACCAATCTTTGTGCTGCTGCAAGTCTTGGTCTTCACTTTGGAATTAGCTTTGACAAAATCAAATATGCTGTAGAGCAGTATACTCCCACGAATATGCGTTCGCAGGTCGTGAAAAAAGAAAACAGAACATTAGTACTGGATACTTATAATGCCAATCCAAGCTCAATGACAGCTTCATTGCGTAACTTTATCACTTTTGAAGGTCGCAAAACAATTATCATTGGTGACATGCTGGAATTGGGTACTGAAAGTGAAAAAGAGCACCAAAATATCCTGGAATTAGCCAAAATACTTGGATTTGATGCCATTATTACCGTTGGAAAACATTTTAAAGCAGTGAGCTCATCAGATCTTGCTTTTGAAAACACTACTGAACTGATAGAATATTTACATGAAAATAAAATTCAGTCAGAGAATATCCTATTGAAAGGATCAAGAGGAATAGCCTTGGAAAAAGTAATTGATTTTATTTAG
- a CDS encoding anhydro-N-acetylmuramic acid kinase, with the protein MKTLAIGLMSGTSLDGLDICLAEFEKKDKWHFQILKAETLPYPTDWENKLRNSIHLSVTDLLELHSDYGFYLGQKAKEFIEKHQLEDIDLIASHGHTVFHQPQRKFTLQIGDGRAIKLETGIPVLYDFRSQDVLMKGNGAPLVPIGDKLLFSQYDACLNLGGFSNISLTSEGKRIAFDIAPVNIVLNHLAQQLNESFDENGNLARKGGVNEALLHQLNSLGFYQQAHPKSLGIEWCHQYIFPVLEHIPPLEALATFTEHIAQQISKVINENNIKDILITGGGAYNTLLIEKIKAKTESKIIIPEKEIIEYKEALIFAFMGVLKMNNEINVLSSATGSIADHCSGIIA; encoded by the coding sequence ATGAAAACGCTTGCCATAGGATTGATGTCCGGAACAAGTTTGGACGGTTTGGATATCTGTCTTGCTGAATTTGAAAAAAAGGACAAATGGCATTTTCAGATCCTGAAAGCTGAAACTCTACCCTATCCTACAGATTGGGAAAATAAACTCAGAAATTCCATTCATCTTTCGGTAACAGACCTGTTAGAACTGCATTCCGATTACGGATTTTATCTGGGACAAAAAGCTAAAGAATTTATTGAAAAGCATCAGCTTGAGGATATTGATCTGATCGCATCTCATGGCCATACAGTCTTCCATCAGCCTCAAAGAAAATTTACACTTCAGATTGGGGACGGCAGAGCTATTAAACTGGAAACAGGGATACCTGTACTTTATGATTTCAGAAGTCAGGATGTCTTAATGAAAGGAAATGGAGCTCCTTTAGTTCCTATAGGTGACAAACTTCTTTTTTCACAATATGACGCTTGTCTGAATCTGGGCGGATTCTCAAATATTTCTCTGACATCAGAAGGTAAAAGGATCGCCTTTGATATTGCTCCTGTCAACATTGTATTGAATCATCTGGCTCAACAACTGAATGAGAGCTTTGACGAAAATGGCAATCTGGCAAGAAAAGGAGGAGTAAATGAAGCATTACTACATCAACTTAATTCTTTAGGCTTTTATCAACAGGCTCATCCTAAGTCGCTGGGCATAGAATGGTGCCATCAATATATTTTTCCAGTGCTTGAACATATACCCCCTCTGGAAGCCTTGGCTACGTTTACTGAACATATTGCCCAACAAATCTCTAAGGTCATCAATGAAAATAACATAAAGGATATATTGATCACCGGAGGAGGTGCTTATAACACCCTTTTAATAGAGAAAATAAAAGCAAAAACAGAATCCAAGATCATTATTCCGGAAAAGGAAATTATAGAATATAAGGAAGCTTTAATCTTTGCGTTCATGGGAGTTTTAAAAATGAATAATGAAATCAATGTTCTGTCTTCCGCTACAGGAAGTATCGCTGACCATTGTTCAGGGATAATTGCTTAA
- a CDS encoding SRPBCC family protein, translating into MNLEGRKIIVNKSSKELSELLKTPENYKDFMPDGLQKFETRDNGFKFGLQGMPEIALKIDEVDDQKAVLKSASSSLDFTLTATLNPINENQTEVQMLFEGKFNPFIKMMVEKPLQNFINTLTDKIEAYK; encoded by the coding sequence ATGAATTTAGAAGGACGAAAAATTATTGTCAATAAATCATCTAAGGAGTTATCCGAATTACTGAAAACCCCTGAAAATTACAAAGATTTCATGCCAGATGGTCTTCAGAAATTTGAAACGAGAGATAACGGGTTCAAATTCGGACTACAGGGGATGCCGGAAATTGCATTGAAAATAGATGAGGTAGATGATCAGAAAGCAGTACTGAAATCAGCAAGCTCAAGTTTAGATTTTACTTTAACTGCTACTTTAAACCCGATCAATGAGAATCAGACAGAAGTTCAGATGTTGTTTGAAGGGAAATTCAATCCGTTCATCAAAATGATGGTAGAAAAACCATTGCAGAACTTTATCAATACATTGACAGATAAAATCGAAGCCTACAAATAA
- a CDS encoding NUDIX hydrolase, with translation MYKVFVNEKKLLISKHPEELEKKLGYESFTTLEIALDLLENTSVNELNVYGENIDEIWQEFQKLFRIIEAAGGLVIKPGGEMLFIRRLGKWDLPKGKMEKGESREESAVREIEEETGLRDVELIQFINTTYHIYIERNGEKILKCTHWFEMNFNGEDTSKPQIEEGITEVAWKNISQIEDEVFPSTFQNIKLIVKEFWALKSK, from the coding sequence ATGTATAAAGTTTTTGTGAACGAAAAAAAATTATTGATATCTAAGCATCCCGAAGAACTTGAAAAAAAGCTTGGGTATGAAAGTTTCACTACTTTAGAGATCGCATTGGATCTTTTAGAGAATACTTCTGTAAATGAACTTAACGTTTATGGTGAGAATATTGATGAAATCTGGCAAGAATTCCAAAAGCTATTCAGAATTATAGAAGCAGCCGGAGGGCTTGTTATTAAACCTGGGGGCGAAATGCTCTTCATTAGAAGGTTAGGTAAATGGGATCTTCCAAAAGGGAAAATGGAAAAAGGAGAATCCAGAGAAGAGTCTGCCGTAAGAGAAATTGAAGAAGAGACTGGTTTAAGGGATGTAGAACTTATACAGTTCATTAATACCACTTATCATATCTATATTGAAAGAAACGGTGAAAAAATCCTAAAATGTACCCATTGGTTCGAAATGAATTTCAATGGCGAAGATACTTCGAAACCACAAATAGAAGAAGGGATTACTGAAGTTGCCTGGAAAAACATCTCTCAGATTGAAGATGAAGTTTTCCCAAGCACATTTCAGAATATTAAGCTTATTGTAAAAGAATTCTGGGCTTTAAAGTCTAAATAA
- the lptC gene encoding LPS export ABC transporter periplasmic protein LptC, whose translation MNFSKKIVYKNIAYLFSCAIFFIFTSCEEDLTKKNGNNSKNFPSQVINNANIIQRDSGFVILKAKAPIIEKYELIDSPYTVARKGIDIEFFDKKKPKMPGTIKAKYAKFFDYKKFYEAKGNVRITTNEGQKFAMQSVYWDQIKKRIYTKDTVYVTMEDGSTLVGANGMTAKDDFSEYTFYNNSGDFNSKRLSENKK comes from the coding sequence ATGAATTTTTCAAAAAAAATAGTATATAAAAATATAGCATACCTTTTTAGTTGTGCTATATTTTTTATATTCACATCCTGTGAAGAGGATCTTACCAAAAAGAATGGGAATAACAGCAAAAATTTTCCTTCACAGGTCATTAACAATGCGAATATCATACAACGTGATTCCGGATTTGTAATTCTGAAAGCCAAAGCTCCTATCATTGAAAAATATGAGCTGATCGATAGTCCTTATACAGTAGCCAGAAAAGGCATTGATATTGAATTTTTCGATAAGAAAAAGCCCAAAATGCCGGGAACGATCAAAGCCAAATACGCTAAGTTTTTTGATTACAAAAAGTTTTACGAAGCGAAAGGCAATGTAAGAATTACGACCAACGAAGGTCAAAAATTTGCCATGCAGAGTGTGTATTGGGATCAGATCAAAAAAAGGATCTATACCAAGGATACGGTGTATGTAACAATGGAAGATGGTTCTACATTAGTTGGTGCTAATGGAATGACTGCTAAGGATGATTTTTCAGAATATACTTTCTATAATAATTCAGGAGACTTTAATTCTAAAAGGCTTTCTGAGAATAAAAAATAG
- a CDS encoding DNA polymerase III subunit, which translates to MNWENIAGQENLKKLLRESIAENRVSHAQLFVGKEGYGTLPMVLAYAKEILYQENEHAASKVEHLNHLDLHFSFPVFTDNKNSLSKNKFEEFREMILASPYASYDDWTAFLESENKQLFISADEVDDQNQKFSLKSFEGGTKILIVWRADKMNIAASNKFLKFLEEPPSKTIILLTAESTNDILPTILSRTQVVEIPRIHDEDIEAYLKKNFSVTEEKVREIVHEAQGNLNEAIKLLNSGDKSNEFEKLFVQWVRDAFMVKKKPEYLRSIIFWAREIAGWNREKQKNFLNYCSEIFRLALLQNYQSENLVYKKIDANDFNWAGFSKFISGANIESILEEINTADLHLTRNGNPKIVWTDLGIKLSRYIHKST; encoded by the coding sequence ATGAATTGGGAGAACATCGCAGGACAGGAAAATCTGAAAAAACTTCTTAGAGAAAGCATAGCCGAAAACAGAGTGAGCCATGCCCAGCTTTTCGTAGGAAAGGAAGGTTATGGGACTTTACCTATGGTGTTGGCCTATGCAAAAGAGATTTTATACCAGGAAAATGAGCATGCTGCCTCAAAAGTAGAACATCTTAATCACTTGGATCTGCATTTCAGCTTTCCTGTATTTACAGATAATAAAAACTCTTTGAGCAAAAATAAATTTGAAGAGTTTCGGGAAATGATTCTGGCTTCTCCTTATGCAAGCTACGATGACTGGACCGCCTTTTTAGAATCAGAAAACAAGCAGCTTTTTATTTCTGCAGATGAAGTTGATGATCAGAATCAGAAATTTTCATTAAAAAGTTTCGAAGGCGGAACCAAAATACTGATCGTATGGAGAGCTGATAAAATGAATATAGCTGCATCCAACAAGTTTCTGAAGTTCCTTGAAGAACCACCGTCCAAAACTATTATCCTTCTTACCGCAGAAAGCACCAATGATATTCTTCCTACTATACTTTCCCGTACTCAGGTGGTAGAAATTCCAAGGATTCATGATGAGGATATTGAAGCGTATCTAAAGAAAAATTTCTCTGTTACTGAAGAGAAAGTAAGAGAAATTGTTCATGAAGCACAGGGTAATCTTAATGAAGCAATAAAACTTCTGAATTCCGGAGATAAGAGTAATGAATTTGAGAAGCTTTTTGTACAATGGGTTCGTGATGCCTTTATGGTAAAAAAGAAACCCGAGTATCTGCGAAGTATTATTTTTTGGGCGAGAGAAATTGCGGGCTGGAACAGAGAAAAGCAGAAGAATTTTTTAAATTACTGTTCTGAAATTTTCAGATTGGCACTTCTCCAGAATTATCAATCGGAAAATCTGGTGTATAAAAAAATTGATGCTAATGATTTCAACTGGGCAGGTTTTTCAAAGTTTATCAGTGGGGCCAATATTGAAAGTATTTTGGAAGAGATCAATACTGCAGATCTACATCTTACCAGAAACGGAAATCCTAAAATAGTCTGGACAGATTTAGGGATAAAATTATCAAGATATATCCATAAAAGTACATAA
- the gldJ gene encoding gliding motility lipoprotein GldJ translates to MKKLKLFSLIALSSTLALTSCGGSGTSKGGGTKKFVSKTGWKPNEKQGWFFAGKQQKQKGWPGMVYVEGGTFTMGLVKDDVMHDWNNTPRRMQVSSFFIGETEITNYEYREYLTWLKYVFPPSDPSFKEIYNGALPDTLLWDNKLSRNDYNETYLRSPEFDYYPVVGVSWTQANRYCEWLTDRANEKALMQAGIIAKDMYINESNNQGGTAFNMDKFKANDPEMQGYINEKRMQQKAGMKTTNQRLLAANRAPNGAMVQKFRLPTEVEWEYAALGMAKNREYNQYLGKKPEIERLRGTKGKERGMFLENFKMGKGDYSGIAGWKNDGSAQTSDVRQYPSNDLGIYGMYGNVAEWTADVYRPIIDEDYNDFNYYRGNMPQAIVRNGDGTYKMVDEGNIKYDTLADGRLVYKGLPGQFERETIADYRNYRDGDKQSSLEYRRESDSAAGFDMYNAPRKSFIVDANGRVKMQKDSKDRTSGISNDVRVVKGGSWQDTAYWLDPGQRRYKNQGKAYGWIGFRVAQDARTNDKSRTRR, encoded by the coding sequence ATGAAAAAACTAAAGTTGTTTTCATTAATAGCATTAAGTTCTACACTTGCATTAACCAGCTGTGGCGGATCAGGGACCAGCAAAGGTGGCGGTACCAAAAAATTTGTCAGTAAAACAGGTTGGAAGCCAAACGAAAAACAGGGTTGGTTTTTTGCAGGAAAGCAACAGAAGCAGAAGGGTTGGCCGGGAATGGTATATGTAGAAGGTGGAACTTTTACAATGGGATTAGTGAAAGATGATGTTATGCACGATTGGAATAACACACCACGCAGAATGCAGGTGAGTTCATTCTTTATCGGAGAAACAGAAATTACTAACTATGAATACCGCGAATACCTTACATGGTTGAAGTATGTATTCCCACCAAGTGACCCAAGCTTTAAGGAAATCTATAACGGAGCTTTACCGGATACCTTATTATGGGACAACAAATTATCTAGAAACGATTATAATGAAACCTATCTGCGTTCTCCGGAATTCGACTACTATCCGGTGGTAGGTGTTTCATGGACACAGGCAAACAGATACTGTGAATGGTTGACAGACAGAGCTAATGAAAAAGCTTTGATGCAGGCAGGTATTATTGCTAAGGATATGTATATCAACGAATCCAATAACCAAGGTGGAACAGCATTTAACATGGATAAATTCAAAGCGAATGATCCTGAAATGCAAGGGTATATCAACGAAAAAAGAATGCAGCAGAAAGCTGGTATGAAAACTACCAACCAAAGATTGCTGGCAGCAAACAGAGCTCCTAATGGTGCAATGGTTCAAAAATTCAGACTTCCTACAGAAGTTGAATGGGAATATGCAGCTTTAGGAATGGCGAAAAACAGAGAATATAACCAATACCTTGGTAAGAAACCTGAGATCGAAAGATTAAGAGGTACCAAAGGAAAAGAAAGAGGAATGTTCCTTGAAAACTTTAAAATGGGTAAAGGAGATTATTCTGGTATCGCTGGATGGAAAAACGATGGATCTGCACAGACTTCAGACGTAAGACAATATCCGTCTAACGATCTTGGAATCTATGGTATGTATGGTAACGTTGCAGAATGGACTGCTGATGTTTACAGACCTATCATTGATGAAGATTACAACGATTTCAACTACTACAGAGGAAATATGCCTCAAGCTATTGTAAGAAACGGTGACGGAACTTATAAAATGGTTGATGAAGGTAACATTAAGTATGATACCCTAGCTGATGGTAGATTAGTATACAAAGGGCTTCCTGGACAATTCGAAAGAGAAACGATTGCTGATTACAGAAACTATAGAGATGGTGATAAACAATCTTCTTTAGAATACAGAAGAGAATCTGATTCAGCTGCAGGATTTGATATGTACAACGCTCCTAGAAAGAGCTTTATTGTAGATGCAAACGGTAGAGTTAAAATGCAGAAAGATTCTAAAGACAGAACATCCGGAATTTCTAACGACGTTAGAGTAGTAAAAGGAGGTTCTTGGCAAGACACTGCTTACTGGCTTGATCCGGGGCAGAGAAGATATAAAAATCAAGGTAAAGCTTATGGTTGGATTGGTTTCCGTGTTGCACAGGATGCCAGAACTAATGATAAGAGCAGAACTAGAAGATAA
- a CDS encoding AraC family transcriptional regulator — protein MAPVAKIKTYHFLPCKYGQEILLDIGRIETLNNYVLDNTLHQLSFYEIIFIEEGAGSFTLDENEMPIAPQTIIFTSPGQVRRWEIKEKVKGYTLLFEKDFLHLFFSDELFLYRFQYFHQYSSPTQMQISEGSFGKCLDLLCGMEQEFGQLQNDSNHLIRSLLYQLLVILNRYYANVYNVQRDTSIHSDFYRFRSLLEKKFVNDRSVEAYSKMLNISSGFLNKICRQFSGLSAQQMIHYKLISEIKKQLYQNKSAKEISYDFGFSDPSNFNRFFKKLTGITPQQYRKNI, from the coding sequence ATGGCACCAGTCGCAAAAATTAAAACGTATCATTTTCTCCCCTGTAAGTATGGCCAGGAGATCCTATTGGATATTGGACGTATTGAAACGCTAAATAATTACGTATTAGACAATACATTACATCAGCTTAGTTTTTACGAAATCATTTTTATTGAAGAGGGAGCAGGCAGCTTTACATTAGACGAAAATGAGATGCCAATAGCTCCACAAACTATTATCTTTACAAGCCCAGGCCAAGTACGTCGTTGGGAAATTAAAGAAAAAGTTAAGGGTTATACACTACTTTTTGAAAAAGATTTTCTTCATCTTTTCTTCTCGGATGAATTGTTCCTGTATCGTTTTCAATACTTTCATCAATATTCAAGCCCTACCCAAATGCAAATATCAGAGGGATCATTTGGAAAATGTCTGGATCTTTTATGTGGAATGGAACAGGAATTCGGACAGCTTCAGAATGACAGCAATCATTTGATCAGATCGCTTCTCTATCAGTTACTGGTCATTCTTAATCGATATTATGCAAATGTTTACAACGTTCAGAGAGACACTTCTATTCATTCTGATTTTTATAGATTCCGATCTTTATTGGAAAAGAAATTTGTAAATGACCGAAGTGTGGAAGCTTATTCAAAAATGTTGAATATCAGTTCGGGATTCCTTAATAAAATCTGCAGACAGTTTAGTGGATTATCAGCCCAGCAGATGATCCATTACAAGTTAATTTCAGAAATAAAAAAACAGCTATATCAAAACAAATCTGCTAAAGAGATTTCCTACGATTTTGGCTTTTCGGATCCTTCTAATTTCAATCGTTTCTTTAAAAAACTTACAGGCATCACTCCTCAACAATACAGAAAGAATATATAA
- a CDS encoding type VI secretion system amidase effector protein Tae4: protein MKNYFEMVRFEQLWKKHPGKGGFPCDRSKHENQCAIRMSVAFEESGVDLTSFAGVKCWEKHENGFKHILRAQELANWVDKHPEVFGNTIKLSRKKFPNMNSKSFKHKGLVFIMDGWLGGVDHIDLWNGIEMKAGMPDYFEKGKEIWFWVLI, encoded by the coding sequence ATGAAAAATTATTTCGAGATGGTACGATTTGAACAGTTATGGAAAAAACATCCTGGCAAAGGGGGCTTTCCTTGTGATAGATCAAAGCACGAAAATCAATGTGCAATTCGAATGAGCGTAGCATTTGAGGAATCAGGGGTAGATTTAACATCATTTGCCGGAGTTAAATGTTGGGAAAAACATGAGAATGGATTTAAACATATTTTAAGAGCTCAGGAATTAGCTAATTGGGTTGATAAACATCCTGAAGTCTTCGGAAATACAATAAAACTTTCAAGAAAAAAATTCCCCAATATGAATAGTAAAAGTTTTAAACATAAAGGTCTTGTATTTATTATGGATGGATGGCTTGGTGGGGTAGATCATATTGATTTATGGAATGGGATAGAAATGAAAGCAGGAATGCCTGACTATTTTGAAAAAGGAAAGGAAATATGGTTTTGGGTTCTTATTTAA